The Pangasianodon hypophthalmus isolate fPanHyp1 chromosome 2, fPanHyp1.pri, whole genome shotgun sequence genome window below encodes:
- the LOC113538142 gene encoding zinc finger protein 239-like has protein sequence MLAKTKLLINPRRRCRSRTRRAEQSGMRTPPDDRGDSFLCSLSCKQISNFPLHASTSEAATMMKSEEIKYENVPMRISSGQEISSGIHHVNNTWREMQPEMFQCSWCGKSFSDMGILETHRCVHTGEKPYYCSQCGKRFIERRHLERHQRIHTGEKPYHCSHCGKSFTREDTLQQHQRLHTGEKPYHCSECGMSFTQQSTFQLHQRVHTGVKPYECLQCGKSFRRQDTLQQHQRIHTGEKPYHCSECGKSFRQQSHLQLHQRVHTGEKPYHCLYCGKSFSDSRNLKTHQHIHTGEKPYHCSQCGLSFTYSSVFKTHKCITAEASHMNLSSQEM, from the exons ATGCTCGCAAAAACGAAACTGCTAATAAATCCCAGAAGAAGATGCAGAAGCAGAACACGACGCGCGGAACAGTCAG GAATGAGAACACCTCCTGACGATCGAGGAGATAGCTTTTTGTGTTCACTTTCCTGCAAACAAATCTCAAATTTCCCTCTGCACGCAAGCACATCAGAAGCTGCCACTATGATGAAATCAGAGGAGATTAAATATGAGAATGTACCCATGAGAATCTCCAGTGGTCAGGAGATTTCATCTGGAATTCACCACGTTAACAACACATGGAGAGAAATGCAGCCAGAAATGTTCCAGTGCTCCtggtgtgggaagagttttagtGATATGGGGATTCTCGAAACGCACCGCTGCGTTCACACGGGAGAGAAGCCATattactgctcacagtgtgggaagagatTTATTGAGAGAAGACATCTCGAacgacaccagcgcattcacacgggagagaagccatatcactgctcgcattgtgggaagagttttacccGAGAGGACACCCTCCAACAGCACCAGCGccttcacacaggagagaagccgtatcactgttCAGAGTGCGGGATGAGTTTTACACAGCAGAGCACTTTCCAGCTACACCAGCGTGTTCACACAGGAGTGAAGCCTTACGAGTGCttacagtgtgggaagagttttaggCGGCAGGACACTCTCCAGCAgcatcagcgcattcacactggCGAGAAGCCCTATCACTGTtcagagtgtgggaagagtttcagACAGCAGAGTCATCTCCAGCTACACCAGCGTGTTCACACAGGGGAAAAGCCTTATCACTGCTTGTATTGTGGGAAGAGCTTTAGTGATAGTCGAAATctcaaaacacaccaacacattcatacaggagagaagccatatcactgttcacagtgtggcCTGAGCTTCACTTATTCAAGTGTGTTTAAGACACACAAGTGCATTACAGCAGAGGCGTCGCACATGAATTTGTCAAGTcaagaaatgtaa